Proteins encoded together in one Planctopirus ephydatiae window:
- a CDS encoding methyltransferase family protein, with amino-acid sequence MLVFALSAIAIFSYLWRVNPEVVIARSHLPAGAKRWDRILVSYFFFPTVWSILPVAALDDGRFHWFPVPWWVCGIGYALLLTGMGITTWAESVNKFFELNVRIQTERQHIVIDTGPYAIVRHPGYFGGLLTAAGMAVSLGSLWALIPAGIGSLVLVIRTHWEDQTLQEELNGYREYAQRVRSRLIPGIW; translated from the coding sequence ATGTTGGTGTTTGCCCTGTCTGCCATTGCCATCTTTTCCTACTTGTGGCGAGTTAATCCTGAAGTCGTGATCGCCCGAAGCCATTTGCCTGCTGGTGCGAAACGCTGGGACCGCATCTTGGTGTCTTACTTTTTCTTTCCCACGGTTTGGTCCATCCTTCCTGTGGCGGCTCTCGATGATGGCCGATTTCACTGGTTTCCCGTTCCGTGGTGGGTCTGCGGAATCGGGTATGCCCTGCTTCTCACCGGAATGGGAATCACTACTTGGGCTGAAAGCGTGAACAAGTTCTTTGAGTTAAACGTCCGCATTCAAACGGAGAGGCAACATATCGTGATTGACACCGGCCCCTACGCCATCGTGCGTCATCCCGGCTATTTCGGCGGACTCTTGACGGCGGCAGGAATGGCGGTTTCGCTTGGGTCATTGTGGGCGTTGATTCCAGCAGGAATTGGCTCTCTGGTATTGGTCATTCGGACGCATTGGGAAGATCAAACGTTGCAGGAAGAGTTGAATGGCTACCGTGAATATGCGCAGCGGGTTCGCAGCAGATTGATTCCCGGCATCTGGTGA
- a CDS encoding class I SAM-dependent methyltransferase yields the protein MNPTLTYVAIAVIATLAAIFIGWRWASRVWSLPCPSLIAWALESSFYFRITGTEKTLERIGLKPGQRVLEIGPGPGRLLLPAAQQVLPGGEVVGIDIQPGMVERLKERAADAKITNLTAILGDATQPIVPEASFDVVFLVTTLGEIPDRAAALAQAFRALKSGGILSVSEMLPDPHYQSKATVVRLAEAAGFQVQSVEGGMWLFTANFLKP from the coding sequence ATGAACCCAACGCTTACCTATGTCGCTATCGCCGTCATCGCCACGTTGGCCGCAATATTTATTGGCTGGCGATGGGCGAGCCGGGTCTGGTCGTTGCCGTGTCCATCCTTGATCGCTTGGGCTTTGGAGTCGTCGTTTTATTTTCGAATCACCGGCACCGAAAAGACGCTCGAACGAATCGGCCTCAAGCCGGGGCAGCGGGTCTTGGAGATTGGGCCGGGGCCGGGGCGTTTGCTCCTTCCAGCGGCTCAACAAGTCTTGCCGGGCGGCGAAGTCGTGGGCATCGACATTCAACCGGGCATGGTCGAACGGCTCAAGGAACGAGCGGCGGATGCGAAGATCACAAACCTGACGGCCATACTTGGAGATGCCACGCAGCCCATTGTGCCAGAGGCGAGCTTCGACGTGGTGTTTCTGGTGACGACGCTTGGTGAAATACCAGACCGTGCTGCCGCATTGGCGCAGGCATTCCGGGCCTTGAAATCGGGAGGCATTTTGTCGGTCAGTGAGATGCTGCCCGATCCACACTACCAGTCCAAGGCGACGGTAGTGCGTTTGGCCGAGGCCGCTGGTTTTCAGGTTCAGTCGGTCGAAGGCGGAATGTGGTTATTCACCGCCAATTTCTTGAAGCCGTAG
- a CDS encoding extracellular catalytic domain type 1 short-chain-length polyhydroxyalkanoate depolymerase, producing MRTLYILIFLASSLGVLPRVVVAADMLGPGDHTRTLTVGDLKRNYLVHIPPKYDSKKPTPVVMAFHGGGGNADSMIVFSGLNKKSDEAGFIVVYSSGTGRLERILTFNGGNCCGYAMNNKIDDVEFTRQLLDDLAKSANIDPKRVFATGMSNGGIMSYLLASELSDRIAAIAPVGGPMGTDTCKPKRPVSVIHFHGTDDEHAPFKGGKGKGPSGTDFYSVEHSIQAWVKANGCEKEPVITNFPDTAKDGTSITRKTYGSGKDGAEVVLIEIEGGGHTWPGQEPRLKALGKSTKNISANDLMWEFFEKHPMK from the coding sequence ATGCGAACACTCTACATCCTGATCTTTCTGGCTTCGAGTTTGGGTGTTCTGCCACGAGTTGTTGTGGCCGCTGATATGCTTGGCCCCGGCGATCACACCCGAACGCTCACCGTGGGCGATCTGAAACGCAACTACCTCGTCCACATCCCGCCCAAGTACGACTCGAAGAAGCCAACGCCGGTGGTCATGGCTTTTCATGGTGGCGGTGGCAACGCCGACAGCATGATCGTGTTCAGCGGCCTCAACAAGAAGTCCGACGAAGCAGGCTTCATCGTGGTTTATTCCAGCGGGACCGGGCGACTCGAAAGGATTCTGACGTTCAACGGGGGCAACTGCTGCGGCTATGCCATGAACAACAAGATTGATGACGTGGAGTTCACCCGCCAGCTTCTCGATGATCTCGCCAAGTCAGCGAACATCGACCCCAAGCGGGTGTTTGCCACCGGCATGTCGAACGGCGGGATCATGTCGTATTTACTTGCTTCGGAGCTTTCAGATCGCATTGCCGCCATTGCCCCGGTTGGTGGCCCGATGGGGACCGATACCTGCAAGCCGAAGCGTCCCGTTTCCGTCATCCACTTCCACGGCACCGACGACGAACACGCTCCATTCAAGGGCGGCAAGGGTAAGGGACCGTCCGGCACTGACTTCTACTCCGTTGAACATTCGATTCAGGCGTGGGTTAAAGCCAATGGCTGTGAGAAGGAGCCGGTCATCACTAATTTCCCTGATACGGCCAAAGACGGCACAAGCATCACTCGCAAGACTTACGGATCGGGCAAAGACGGTGCCGAAGTCGTGCTGATCGAGATCGAAGGTGGTGGGCATACTTGGCCGGGACAGGAGCCACGCCTCAAGGCATTGGGCAAATCCACCAAGAACATCTCGGCGAATGACCTGATGTGGGAGTTCTTCGAGAAGCATCCGATGAAGTGA
- a CDS encoding cupin domain-containing protein, protein MTHNPTIRHPGEGRTIGVVGDVYRFLATGEDTNGKYAMWEAIVPPGGGPPPHIHSREEESFYILEGEITFQTNDQQLVAKAGMYANMPVGCLHSFKNESGKPAKMLISVAPAGLEQMFFEVGQPLTDGATTALPPTKAEIEKLLEFAPRYGIEIRLPGH, encoded by the coding sequence ATGACCCACAATCCAACCATTAGACATCCCGGCGAAGGCCGCACCATCGGCGTCGTAGGAGACGTATACCGCTTCTTGGCGACCGGCGAGGATACAAACGGTAAGTACGCTATGTGGGAAGCCATTGTACCTCCGGGCGGCGGGCCACCGCCTCACATTCACAGCCGGGAAGAAGAATCCTTTTACATCCTCGAAGGCGAGATCACATTTCAGACCAACGACCAGCAGCTTGTAGCGAAGGCAGGAATGTACGCCAACATGCCCGTTGGCTGCTTGCACTCCTTCAAGAACGAGTCTGGCAAACCGGCGAAGATGCTGATCTCGGTCGCTCCGGCTGGTCTGGAACAGATGTTCTTCGAGGTCGGCCAGCCGCTCACTGACGGAGCCACGACTGCCTTGCCGCCGACGAAGGCAGAGATTGAGAAGCTGCTGGAATTCGCTCCCCGGTACGGCATCGAGATCAGGTTGCCGGGGCATTGA
- a CDS encoding cysteine hydrolase family protein encodes MTKALLVIDLQNDYFPGGKFPLWNTDAMLENIERAIAKANAQGVPVIHIQHIAKGGLAPFFNEGTPGADIHPSILATAPKAPVVVKEFADSFEKTNLEKTLTKLGVTDLLVCGMMTQNCVTHTAISKAAEKYNVTILPDCCTTVSEILHLIALHALSTRVKLVPSSEAL; translated from the coding sequence GTGACAAAAGCACTACTGGTCATTGATCTTCAGAACGACTACTTTCCCGGAGGCAAGTTCCCTTTGTGGAACACGGATGCCATGCTTGAGAACATCGAACGGGCCATCGCCAAGGCCAACGCTCAAGGCGTTCCCGTGATTCACATTCAGCATATCGCCAAGGGAGGACTCGCCCCGTTTTTCAACGAGGGGACGCCGGGTGCTGACATTCATCCCAGCATCCTCGCCACTGCTCCCAAGGCTCCGGTGGTGGTGAAGGAATTCGCCGATAGCTTCGAGAAGACGAACCTTGAGAAAACTCTGACCAAGCTCGGCGTAACCGACCTGCTGGTTTGCGGGATGATGACGCAGAACTGCGTAACGCACACGGCGATCTCGAAGGCCGCAGAAAAGTACAACGTCACGATCTTGCCGGATTGCTGTACCACCGTCAGCGAGATTCTGCACCTGATCGCCCTGCACGCCCTTTCGACACGGGTGAAGCTGGTGCCGTCGAGCGAGGCGTTGTGA
- a CDS encoding CIA30 family protein gives MKLAYISACVALLMVATVMAEETPQPLFDFTKADAAKDWQTVNDGVMGGVSEGNFKITDTKTMEFFGTLSLKNNGGFASVRTKAKKLGLEKGDTLVAKLKGDGREYHMNLSVPTFQIAYNYRAVFQTKKDEWIEVKLPLDKFEATSFGQVVKNAGQVKPTSVNGLGFMLSDKKAGPFKLEIESIKVERAGTPK, from the coding sequence ATGAAACTTGCTTACATTTCAGCCTGTGTGGCCCTGTTAATGGTGGCAACGGTGATGGCCGAAGAAACGCCGCAGCCCCTATTCGACTTCACCAAAGCCGATGCTGCGAAAGACTGGCAGACGGTCAATGACGGCGTGATGGGCGGCGTCTCCGAGGGCAATTTCAAGATCACCGACACGAAGACGATGGAATTCTTCGGCACGCTGTCGCTGAAGAATAATGGCGGCTTCGCTTCCGTGCGAACGAAGGCCAAGAAGCTGGGTTTGGAAAAAGGCGATACGCTGGTCGCCAAGCTGAAAGGCGATGGCCGGGAGTACCACATGAATCTTTCTGTGCCGACATTTCAGATCGCTTACAACTACCGAGCGGTTTTTCAAACCAAGAAAGATGAATGGATTGAGGTCAAATTGCCTTTGGACAAGTTTGAGGCAACGTCTTTCGGGCAAGTCGTCAAGAATGCCGGGCAAGTCAAGCCAACTTCTGTCAACGGTCTGGGCTTCATGCTGAGTGACAAGAAGGCCGGGCCGTTCAAGTTGGAGATCGAGTCGATCAAGGTGGAGCGGGCAGGAACGCCGAAATGA
- a CDS encoding nucleoside deaminase, whose product MNDHELYMRRAIELATNVPDLPFGALIVDGDSGTILSEGWNKTSINPTWHGEIDAINTLASSGVGVGGKSLVLYTTAEPCPMCQGAILWTGIETVVFGTSIRTLQRLGWRQIDILAEEVVRRSPAWNCTLIGGVLERDCDALFQKAILQRGSSA is encoded by the coding sequence ATGAACGATCACGAACTCTACATGCGGCGGGCCATCGAACTGGCGACGAATGTTCCCGATCTGCCCTTTGGGGCTTTGATCGTGGATGGGGACAGCGGCACAATTCTGTCGGAAGGCTGGAACAAGACTTCAATCAACCCGACGTGGCACGGCGAAATCGACGCCATCAACACACTGGCCTCATCCGGCGTCGGTGTCGGAGGGAAGAGCCTCGTCTTGTACACGACCGCAGAACCTTGCCCGATGTGCCAAGGTGCGATCCTATGGACCGGCATCGAAACGGTCGTATTCGGCACGTCAATTCGCACTCTGCAACGATTGGGCTGGCGGCAAATTGACATTCTGGCGGAAGAAGTCGTTCGCCGTAGCCCAGCGTGGAACTGCACACTAATCGGCGGGGTGTTGGAGCGGGACTGTGACGCTTTGTTCCAAAAGGCGATATTACAGCGTGGGTCATCAGCGTGA
- a CDS encoding DUF1990 family protein encodes MLSFQKPPVESLRRFVAGQAAHDFSYPAVGATATTTPAGFDVDRTRIELGAGESVFHSAKAALKRWEQFRLGWVEVWSPETPLEPGQVVAIMGWTLGFWWLNSCRIIYTVDEQGPITKFGFAYGTLPGHVESGEERFLIEWDQATDKVWYDILAFSRPNHFLTRLGYPLVRRSQKRFGRDSAASMFRAVNSASPLPEVCQSTG; translated from the coding sequence ATGCTGTCGTTTCAAAAACCGCCTGTCGAATCACTTCGCCGCTTCGTGGCGGGGCAGGCGGCTCACGACTTCAGCTATCCGGCTGTGGGAGCGACTGCCACGACGACTCCCGCTGGATTCGACGTGGATCGGACCCGCATTGAATTGGGTGCGGGAGAGTCCGTGTTCCATTCCGCCAAGGCCGCATTGAAACGGTGGGAGCAGTTCCGGCTGGGCTGGGTGGAAGTATGGTCGCCAGAGACTCCGCTGGAACCCGGCCAAGTCGTGGCGATCATGGGATGGACCTTGGGATTCTGGTGGCTCAATTCGTGCCGCATCATCTACACGGTGGACGAGCAAGGACCGATCACCAAGTTCGGTTTCGCCTACGGAACACTGCCCGGCCACGTTGAAAGCGGTGAAGAGCGGTTCCTGATTGAGTGGGATCAAGCCACCGACAAGGTGTGGTACGACATTCTGGCTTTTTCCCGGCCCAACCACTTCTTGACTCGCTTGGGCTACCCGCTGGTTCGTCGGAGTCAGAAACGATTCGGTCGAGATTCGGCGGCGTCGATGTTCAGAGCCGTCAATTCGGCGTCACCCCTTCCTGAAGTTTGCCAGAGTACGGGATGA
- a CDS encoding NAD(P)H-binding protein, protein MQPPKSNMSEVPTASTVLLTGASGYVGGRLIPLLEQQPVVLRCLARNPDKLRPQVKNSTEVVRGDVLEAPSLDKALQGVHTAYYLVHLMSGSLDFEKEDRQAAKNFADAAKRAGVHRIIYLGGLGDDADPELSPHLRSRHEVGEILRESGVETIEFRAGMVVGAGSLSYQLLKSLTDRLPVMICPLWLTTPTQPIAIDDVLGYLLAAKDLPKGESRIFEIGSPDVVTYGDLIREYARQQGLRRWLIFVPVLTPYLSGLWLALVTPSSFEVGRHLIEGLKNPTVVRDSNALDVFSIRPMGVEEAIRSAIDGAT, encoded by the coding sequence ATGCAGCCACCGAAGTCGAATATGTCCGAAGTGCCGACTGCATCGACAGTTCTGCTGACGGGTGCCTCCGGTTATGTCGGCGGTCGGCTGATCCCGTTGCTTGAACAGCAGCCAGTGGTTCTACGGTGTTTGGCACGTAACCCGGACAAGCTGCGGCCACAGGTCAAAAATTCAACGGAAGTTGTTCGTGGCGACGTTTTGGAGGCTCCTTCGCTGGACAAGGCGTTGCAGGGCGTTCACACCGCATACTACCTCGTGCATCTCATGTCGGGGTCGCTCGACTTCGAGAAGGAGGATCGGCAGGCGGCGAAGAACTTCGCTGATGCCGCAAAACGAGCGGGTGTGCATCGCATCATCTACCTTGGCGGTCTGGGGGATGATGCTGATCCAGAATTGTCACCGCATCTGCGGAGTCGCCACGAGGTCGGTGAGATTCTACGGGAGTCGGGCGTTGAAACGATTGAGTTTCGGGCGGGGATGGTTGTCGGGGCAGGTAGCCTGTCGTACCAGTTGTTGAAGTCTTTGACGGATCGCCTGCCAGTAATGATTTGCCCGCTCTGGCTCACCACGCCGACGCAGCCCATCGCCATCGACGACGTATTGGGATATCTGCTTGCGGCCAAGGATTTGCCGAAGGGAGAAAGCCGTATCTTCGAGATCGGTAGCCCAGATGTTGTGACCTACGGCGACCTCATTCGAGAGTATGCTCGCCAGCAAGGGCTGCGAAGGTGGCTGATTTTCGTCCCGGTGCTGACGCCGTACCTTTCGGGACTCTGGTTGGCTCTGGTCACGCCTTCTTCCTTCGAGGTCGGTCGTCATCTCATCGAAGGACTGAAGAATCCCACCGTCGTGCGTGACTCGAACGCTTTGGATGTCTTCTCAATTCGACCGATGGGAGTCGAGGAAGCCATTCGATCTGCGATTGACGGGGCGACCTAA
- the uvsE gene encoding UV DNA damage repair endonuclease UvsE — MIRLGLCCMFRDQPIKFVTTTATAINKMKRPDALAKLSRLCLENADALLVALQYCADNSIGCFRVNSQILPIKTHPACGYSVGDLPDGDEIVRRFKECGTFVTKHKLRTCFHPDQFVVMNSPRLDVVEKSVQELEYQAEVAEWIGADVINIHGGGAYGDKPKALADFARNLDRLSSSVRSRLTIENDDKTYTPADLLPLCKATGIPLVYDVHHHRCHPDDLSVEQATKKALATWDREPMFHLSSPIEGWDGPKPERHHDFIDVNDFPDCWRRKKITVEVEAKAKEVAVEKLAMDLGNKK; from the coding sequence ATGATCCGCCTCGGCCTCTGCTGCATGTTTCGGGACCAACCCATCAAGTTTGTCACGACGACTGCTACAGCCATCAACAAGATGAAGCGGCCCGATGCCTTGGCAAAGTTGAGCCGTCTTTGTTTGGAAAATGCCGACGCCTTGCTGGTCGCACTTCAGTATTGTGCCGACAACAGCATCGGCTGCTTTCGGGTCAACAGCCAGATTCTGCCGATCAAAACGCATCCTGCCTGTGGATATTCTGTGGGCGATTTGCCCGATGGCGACGAGATCGTTCGCCGCTTCAAGGAATGCGGCACGTTCGTCACAAAGCACAAGTTGCGAACATGTTTTCACCCCGATCAATTCGTGGTGATGAACTCTCCCCGACTCGACGTGGTGGAAAAGTCCGTGCAGGAGCTTGAATATCAAGCGGAAGTGGCCGAGTGGATCGGGGCCGATGTCATCAACATTCACGGCGGCGGTGCCTACGGCGATAAGCCAAAGGCTCTCGCTGACTTCGCCCGCAACCTTGACCGACTTTCATCGAGTGTCCGAAGCCGATTGACCATCGAGAATGACGACAAGACCTACACGCCCGCTGACCTGCTGCCACTCTGCAAGGCAACCGGCATCCCGCTGGTCTATGACGTGCATCATCACCGCTGTCATCCCGATGACCTGAGCGTCGAACAAGCCACGAAGAAGGCTCTGGCGACATGGGATCGGGAGCCGATGTTCCATCTTTCCAGCCCGATTGAAGGCTGGGACGGCCCAAAGCCCGAACGACACCACGACTTCATCGACGTGAATGATTTCCCTGATTGCTGGCGGCGAAAGAAGATCACCGTTGAAGTCGAAGCCAAGGCGAAAGAAGTGGCGGTTGAGAAGCTGGCGATGGACTTGGGAAACAAAAAGTAA
- a CDS encoding TspO/MBR family protein — MSWMDWYNSLAKPSWTPPPATIGLIWQILYPIILVSFGFVFGQAIRKKLPWLVALPFAINLVANVIFTPIQFGMQNLPLVAVDILVVWATIIWMMVAVWKHYRWVAVAQVPYFVWVSLATVLQLSITAMNWGRP, encoded by the coding sequence ATGTCGTGGATGGACTGGTACAACTCGCTCGCCAAACCCTCGTGGACGCCTCCCCCGGCGACCATCGGGCTGATTTGGCAGATTCTCTACCCGATCATTCTTGTCAGCTTTGGGTTTGTGTTTGGGCAGGCGATCAGAAAAAAACTGCCTTGGCTCGTGGCATTGCCTTTCGCCATCAATCTCGTGGCAAATGTGATCTTCACTCCGATTCAATTTGGAATGCAGAACCTGCCGCTGGTGGCGGTGGATATTCTGGTCGTGTGGGCCACGATCATCTGGATGATGGTCGCCGTCTGGAAGCACTACCGCTGGGTAGCCGTGGCCCAAGTGCCGTATTTTGTTTGGGTGTCGCTGGCGACCGTGCTGCAACTGAGCATCACGGCGATGAATTGGGGGAGGCCATGA
- a CDS encoding MerR family transcriptional regulator yields MSALKIGEVAKRSDVGIETIRYYERQGLLAEPDRRPSGYRQYDESVVSRLQFIRRAKELGFTLSEIKELLGLWFDVNTKCVHVRQRAERKINDIEDKIRSLQRMKRSLKKIVSQCENRDAVSECPLWLGLDEPRKNANVDDSTSKKRKR; encoded by the coding sequence GTGAGCGCTTTGAAAATTGGCGAAGTGGCGAAGCGTTCGGATGTCGGAATCGAAACGATTCGGTATTACGAACGTCAGGGCTTGCTGGCAGAACCGGATCGTCGGCCTTCGGGCTATCGGCAGTATGACGAGTCGGTTGTGTCCCGATTGCAGTTTATCCGACGTGCCAAAGAGCTTGGATTCACACTCTCTGAAATCAAGGAACTGCTTGGCCTTTGGTTCGACGTGAATACGAAGTGCGTTCATGTGCGCCAGCGAGCCGAGCGGAAGATCAATGATATTGAGGACAAGATTCGGTCGCTGCAACGAATGAAGCGGTCGCTCAAGAAGATAGTCAGCCAGTGCGAGAACCGAGATGCAGTTAGTGAGTGTCCGCTCTGGCTGGGACTCGACGAACCTCGGAAGAACGCCAACGTTGACGACTCCACCAGCAAAAAGAGGAAAAGATGA
- a CDS encoding nitric-oxide reductase large subunit yields the protein MKRLWIAFVAVMVLSFLVLGWIGTRIYSEMPPLPKQVVATDGQTLIGTGEITAGQNVWQSMGGMEVGSIWGHGSYVAPDWTADWLHREAVFILDRWSNADYDSDFEKLDNEQQAQLIARLTKLLHTNTYDPSTGTVTVDPIRVEAFESNLAHYTEVFSKGNADYAIPAGAVSDPERLRKLSAFFFWTAWAASTDRPNDISTYTNNWPHEPLIGNRPTSDTIVWTGVSIIMLLAGISAMAWWYASKRNEEEEPTPPETDPLALWEATPSQKATIKYFWVVSALILVQMLLGVITAHYGVEGDGFYGFPLSEWLPYSVTRTWHVQMGLFWIATAWLAAGLFIGPLVSGEEPKGQTLGVNVLFGALLLVVVGSLTGEWLSIQNKMTDTVSFYLGHQGYEYVDLGRVWQIGLMVGLLLWLFLMIRVLLPALRKTGETRQLVALLAVATGAIALFYGAGLTWGQHTHLSMVEYWRWWVVHLWVEGFFEVFATTVIAFIFMRLNLIRPGIAAAAALLSATIFLSGGIIGTCHHLYFSGTPTVALVWGSVFSALEVVPLVLVGFDATEDLRRSRTSPWVQRYKWPIYFFVSVAFWNMIGAGLFGFMINPPIALYYMQGLNTTPLHGHAALFGVYGMLGIGLMLICLRVLIPGKEWKDGLLRFSFWSLNGGLMAMCLLSLLPVGLLQTKASVEHSYWYARSSEFMQTDLMQTLRWLRVPGDTVFFLGAVALVLFVAGLKTGHSFKSEKQS from the coding sequence ATGAAACGATTGTGGATAGCGTTTGTGGCGGTGATGGTCTTGTCATTTCTCGTCCTTGGTTGGATCGGAACACGCATCTATTCGGAGATGCCTCCACTACCTAAGCAAGTCGTTGCGACGGATGGCCAGACGCTCATTGGCACTGGCGAGATCACTGCGGGGCAGAATGTCTGGCAATCGATGGGAGGTATGGAAGTCGGATCAATCTGGGGGCATGGCAGCTATGTCGCTCCCGACTGGACGGCGGACTGGCTCCATCGGGAGGCGGTCTTCATTCTTGACCGTTGGTCGAACGCCGATTACGACAGTGACTTCGAAAAACTCGACAACGAGCAACAGGCTCAACTCATCGCTCGCCTGACCAAGCTGTTGCACACGAATACCTATGATCCATCGACCGGCACGGTCACGGTTGACCCTATTCGTGTGGAGGCGTTTGAGTCCAATCTCGCCCATTACACTGAGGTCTTCTCGAAAGGGAACGCCGACTACGCCATTCCTGCGGGGGCGGTCTCCGACCCGGAGCGGCTCCGCAAGCTGTCGGCATTCTTTTTCTGGACAGCATGGGCTGCATCCACCGACCGTCCCAATGACATCAGCACCTACACCAACAACTGGCCCCATGAACCGCTGATCGGCAACCGCCCCACCAGTGACACCATCGTCTGGACCGGCGTGAGCATCATCATGCTGTTGGCTGGTATCTCGGCGATGGCTTGGTGGTATGCCTCGAAGCGAAACGAGGAAGAGGAACCGACACCCCCGGAGACCGATCCACTGGCGTTGTGGGAGGCCACACCATCTCAAAAAGCCACCATCAAATACTTCTGGGTCGTGTCGGCCCTGATCCTCGTGCAGATGCTTCTGGGAGTCATCACGGCTCACTACGGAGTCGAGGGTGATGGATTCTATGGATTCCCACTCTCTGAATGGTTGCCGTACAGCGTGACCCGAACATGGCACGTTCAGATGGGCCTGTTCTGGATCGCCACGGCATGGTTGGCAGCGGGATTGTTTATTGGCCCACTCGTGAGTGGTGAAGAACCGAAGGGACAAACGCTAGGCGTAAACGTTCTGTTTGGAGCTTTGCTGCTCGTCGTGGTTGGATCACTGACGGGCGAATGGCTCAGCATTCAGAACAAGATGACCGATACGGTTTCGTTCTACTTGGGTCATCAGGGGTACGAGTATGTCGATCTGGGAAGGGTCTGGCAGATTGGCCTGATGGTCGGACTGCTACTCTGGCTGTTTCTAATGATTCGTGTGCTGCTCCCCGCCCTGCGGAAAACCGGCGAGACAAGGCAACTCGTTGCTCTGCTTGCCGTCGCCACCGGAGCAATTGCCTTGTTCTACGGAGCCGGGCTGACGTGGGGACAACACACGCACTTGTCGATGGTCGAATACTGGCGATGGTGGGTCGTTCACTTGTGGGTCGAAGGGTTCTTTGAGGTCTTCGCCACCACAGTTATCGCTTTCATCTTCATGCGGCTCAATTTGATTCGACCGGGCATCGCAGCGGCGGCAGCTTTGCTTTCCGCCACAATCTTCCTGTCGGGCGGAATCATCGGCACCTGCCACCATCTCTACTTCTCAGGAACGCCGACCGTCGCACTGGTTTGGGGATCGGTGTTCAGTGCGTTGGAAGTAGTGCCTCTCGTTTTGGTCGGGTTCGATGCCACCGAAGACCTGCGACGATCCAGAACGTCACCGTGGGTCCAACGGTACAAGTGGCCGATCTATTTCTTCGTGTCGGTAGCCTTCTGGAACATGATCGGAGCGGGCCTGTTCGGCTTCATGATTAACCCGCCGATTGCCTTGTACTACATGCAGGGTCTCAACACGACGCCGCTCCACGGCCATGCGGCTCTGTTCGGTGTGTACGGGATGTTGGGCATCGGGCTGATGCTCATCTGTCTGCGTGTGCTGATCCCCGGAAAGGAATGGAAGGACGGCCTGCTGCGTTTCTCGTTCTGGTCATTGAACGGTGGCTTGATGGCGATGTGCCTTTTGAGCTTGTTGCCGGTCGGCCTGCTGCAAACGAAGGCTTCCGTGGAACACAGCTATTGGTACGCTCGCAGCAGCGAATTCATGCAAACCGACCTGATGCAGACGTTACGATGGTTGCGAGTGCCGGGCGACACCGTGTTCTTCCTCGGAGCCGTCGCCCTTGTTCTGTTCGTGGCCGGTCTCAAGACCGGGCATTCGTTCAAGAGCGAGAAACAGTCATGA
- a CDS encoding DUF542 domain-containing protein, with product MTECSPETSVPDWIIDHPETRAVFQELGIDYSCGGKLLELACREEGLLEQHVLAKLHDVNNGGVQTAIQLSRK from the coding sequence ATGACCGAATGCTCGCCGGAAACTTCTGTCCCTGATTGGATCATCGATCACCCCGAAACACGGGCTGTGTTTCAGGAGTTGGGAATCGATTACTCCTGCGGCGGAAAATTGCTGGAGCTTGCCTGTCGGGAGGAGGGGCTTTTAGAGCAACACGTGCTGGCGAAGCTTCACGATGTCAACAATGGCGGAGTCCAAACTGCCATTCAATTATCTCGAAAATAG
- a CDS encoding cupin domain-containing protein, whose translation MAIPHAQPGDVIDVRPLASKLAASITNTLIKTPNVEVIRMVLLAGKALSEHKAPGEIIVQCLEGDITFTTMGAPKRLLAGDMLYLAAGEPHELVAVEDSSFLLTIMRPAASQQS comes from the coding sequence ATGGCAATTCCCCACGCACAACCGGGCGACGTGATCGACGTGCGGCCATTGGCGAGCAAATTGGCGGCGTCCATAACCAACACGCTCATCAAGACACCAAACGTTGAAGTGATTCGCATGGTCCTCTTGGCAGGTAAAGCCCTATCCGAACACAAAGCCCCCGGCGAGATCATCGTACAATGTCTGGAAGGAGACATCACATTCACAACGATGGGAGCGCCGAAAAGGCTTCTGGCGGGTGACATGCTCTATCTGGCAGCCGGAGAACCCCACGAGCTTGTAGCCGTCGAGGATTCTTCGTTCCTGCTGACGATTATGCGACCAGCGGCGAGTCAGCAATCATGA